From Acidimicrobiales bacterium:
GCCGCCTTCCGCGCCGACACGCCTCCTCTCGGGCTGTGGCTCGACACGTCCCGCCAGACACCAACCGAGACCGTCGACGAGATCATCGCCCGGGCCGACGAGGGCCGTCGTCTAGCCGGTTGGCCCATTGCGGGTTGCCCCGGGTCACCCGCCCGTGACCATTGCGTCGGCGCCGACCGATGACTCCGCCGCGGTCGCCCCGTCAGACTGGTGAACACGGACAAACGGAGGCCGATGTGGCGACGCTGCGGGTACACGAGTTCATGACCCTCGACGGGGTGATCGACGCTCCCACCTGGACCTTCGACTACGGATTCGACCCCGCGATGGGTCAGGCCATCGCCGCCGCCATGGCCGGGTGCGAGGGGATCCTTCTCGGCCGGCAGACCTACCAGATGTTCGAGCCGGCGTGGTCGACCCGGACGGCGGAGGACGACCCCGGCGCCCCGTTCATGAACGACACGGCCAAGTTCGTCGTGTCGTCCACTCTGGAGTCGCCCACGTGGAGGAACTCGACCGTCGTCGGTCCCTACGACCTGGACGTCGTCCAGGAGCTCAAGGAGAAGGTGGCGGGCGGCATCTACGTCAGCGGCAGCGGAACCCTCGTGCGGGCGCTCATTGCCGACGGTCTGGTCGACGAGCTCCACCTCTTCGTCTATCCGCTGACGTCCGGGTCGGGACCTCGTCTCTTCCCCGACGGCTTCC
This genomic window contains:
- a CDS encoding dihydrofolate reductase family protein, giving the protein MATLRVHEFMTLDGVIDAPTWTFDYGFDPAMGQAIAAAMAGCEGILLGRQTYQMFEPAWSTRTAEDDPGAPFMNDTAKFVVSSTLESPTWRNSTVVGPYDLDVVQELKEKVAGGIYVSGSGTLVRALIADGLVDELHLFVYPLTSGSGPRLFPDGFPSTKWGLAACEAYDNGVVYLSYRQAR